A region of the Drosophila subobscura isolate 14011-0131.10 chromosome J, UCBerk_Dsub_1.0, whole genome shotgun sequence genome:
CGAATCCTGGCTCGCGTCGCTCCACGCCGCCACAGCACACGGAGCTGAGGATTTCCACATCCTCGCCGCaccacaaccagcagcagaaccaacaacagcaccTGCAGCAAAACCatacacagcagcaacagcagcaacatcaccaacaccagctccagcagacATCCAatctaaacaacaacaacaatgagacACCCACATCGCCACCTGGTGGCAAGACCACACTCAAGCGCGCCTTTGACGTGGCCTTTCTGATGATGCCCGACGAACGCatcaagcagaagcaggccGAGAAACAGGCCCGTCTCCAggaggcactgcagcagcaccaccaacaccaccaacagctgcagctccagcagcagcagcagcagcagatgaacCACTATCCCACAGATTTGTCACCGCGTGGAGCTTCGTCGCAGCCACCATCGCCGGCGGCCATGGAGTACATCAGCCTGCTGGAGGCTCGTCAACGTTATCCCCAGCTGAGCATCCGCTCGCCGCGGGTGTACGATGATCCCACACTGGTCATCCCGCTGGTGGATTCTCCAGAGGCCACGGCCACTGCCTCGCCACCGCCGCCAATGCGCAGCGCCTTTACCAAGGTGGCCTCCTCGTCGTTGTCCACATCCTCGTCGCCTTCGACCACATCGCGCCTGGAGTCGCCCGTGGATGTGGGCGCCCCTCCATTGAGCCCGGATCAACTGAGCTGCCACTCGATGAGTCCGCCGCTGGTGACGCCACCGCCGCGCACCAACAGCGGTGGCAGTGTGGGAAGTGTGGGTCCGCCGCATGTCGCCAATGCCATGCCACCCAATCCCATTGTGTACCACAACTTTCGGCCAGAGTACCAGTTCAACGGGCCTTCCAGGCGGTGAATCCCATGCAGGCGCTACAGGCACAGCATCGACTGAAGCAGCACCTTCTCTACACGCGTCCGCCGGGACCGGGATGCCATCCAaatggtggaggaggaggaccgGGGACGCCCTCGTCGCCACCGTCAGGTCCGCCAGCGGAGTTTCTGCACGCCGCCTATCCAGGATTCGGACCGCCACCGCATCCATTCGCTGTGTCCCAGCCCCTGCAGAatccggcagcagctgccattcTCTCCACGCTGATCCCACCCACACTGGCCTCCACCTTCACCCTGACCGCCCAGAACGTGTGCGCCAAGTGCAACATTAGTTTCAGGATGACCAGCGATCTGGTCTACCACATGCGTTCCCACCACAAGAGCGAGGTGGCCTGCGATCCCAATCGCCGCAAGCGCGAGGAGAAGCTGAGGTGCCCCGTCTGCCAGGAGACTTTCCGCGAGCGGCATCATCTCACCAGGCACATGACGGCCCACCAGGACAAGGCCAGTGACCATCAGCCGCAGCTGGAGGAGTCCAGCGACAACGAGATTATCAATGTGGTTGGAGGCACACCGCCCGGACGACGGATGGGCGGTGTGCCCAAATGATCGAAGCATTTCTTCGGATACTTTTAAGAACCCTGCCCCCAATCCACCCAACAAGTCATCGTTTTTGTGCCCGTAATGCCCATTCTCTATTGTGatattaattttagtttttcccCCTGgactttctgttttctttagCCTTAAATGTAGTGCAATTTGTATCTTAAATAACCCCTCCCTCTATGTCTATTAATGCTCAGTCTTTGCGGGAACCGAAAAGTTCTCTGGCTCAACTCATTGTAAAATATTAGAAATAAGTTGCAGATCTGCTAATCTTAGCATTCAATGTGTGGCTGAATGTTTCAATAAAAATCTAATTGTTATGCAAACTTAATGGAATTGTTTTGACTTACCTTACCGAATTCCGTAGAAAATATTACTCCTTGGACATCGAATGCGAATGAAGTTAGTCCAGctgaaattattaattaaatcatTATATGCCAACGATTAAAGACTTTATTTTATCTAGTAAAggattattaataaattatattgtaAAATCTACTTCTAATTTGACTTTCTTGGTCTGATAAGatttaatttacacaaaacCAAGTTGTCTCGTgatgtttaattaaatatttccaactAGATTCATGTTGGATTACAGCGATTTGTACTTTTAGCCATAAAATCAGGTATTGCTTAGAGCTATCAATATTTATAGGCGGCGAGATAGAGAACTCACTAGATTCCAAAATATGATTAATTTTACCCTAAAAGTATCTTCCTAGTCCGACCCATTATTCCGTTTTGTAGAGCAGACCAAAAACATAGGTTCCCAGGCTTAGAAAAACCATCCAAAGTCAGTGGCTGGCACATGCAGGGCCGAAAGCATACGCCATATGTGAGTGGAGTAGAGAATATGTTCGACTTGTTAGCGCAGTGAAGCTGAAGTCGCGGGTTCGCTGGGATTCGGATTGGGATGCGTTGGCCGCATGCAGCAATTAGATGCGGCCACAAAAACTACGACGCCGACGCTAATGAGCTGACTGAGAAGAGATTGGTCTGGGAACCGAAATGGGAACAAGATGGAGGAGGCCTTGTAAAGCACTATCCGGGGTTGTCCTGATCAGACGCCGCACAGTGGTGCTTTCAGGCATTTCAGCATGCAAAATTCAAAACTGCTGGAccaattaatatattttcatggGAGAATTTTCATATTCTAAGTCTTAAATGTGCACAATGTGACTCtatcatttaaataaaatataataaggCTTAAGCTTCACTTAAACTGTTTTTGGATATTTACAGGCACATTAAATTACTCGTTTTTACCACCAAATATTGACAGCGGGCCCACTGTTCACCGTGTTTAATGCAAAGTGAAACAACGAGCCGGACGCTGACTTCCAGTAACCCATCATCAAGTGCTCGTGCAGTTTTtggcaaaaatgtatttcgaATTTCAATATTTCCACACTCATGCGGCAGGGGAGGGGAGACGACCCTCGTTGGGCCTTGCCACAGTTCCCATGAGCCAGGAATATGTGTAGCATGGCAAATTCCTACAAAGCGCAACGAATTCCTtgggtggtggcggcggcagcgtctctggctctagctctggctctgtgcctCGCCGCGGCACTCAAATGAGCCACAGCGAATCACGTTGATTTAGCGTGGCCAAATCCTGTTAGCCCcgtgccacagagccacacagccacacgaTTCTCCCAGGACGTCTTCCTGCCTTATCAACTGATGTATCAATTGATGGCATCGCTAAACGGCAAACGTTCTGCTCCGATCCGCTCTGCTCATTGTTCCCATGATGGGATTAGCATTTTATGGCTTTGTGTTCGCTGCTTGCCACTTGATAaagacattttttttttctatttcttGTTTCCCAGGAGGAAGCACAGCATATCTGGGGAATAGAATCTGCGGAAATTGGGGGAAACCACAAAGGTGGAAAGGTTTGGAGGTGAAATGTCTGCTTGGGGGAGTccttaaatcaaatttagaGATAATCTTTAAAATGTTACTTTATTATTGGAAAGTACTGCCCAAGGAGTTCCCAAAGAACTTCCTAAAACGAACTTTTTCTAAGGGAAAAAACATGAGAGAAttcctttttttaattttatttcttttctcaCTTCCATATTTTGCACTTAAACTCAACTGccgttgatttattttatgcatttcccCAATGAGCAAATCCAACTTCctttaaaaacaattacaacTTCCGCCGTACACTCCGCCTGCCACAGGCCACGGCGTATAGCCCGGCGCTCACATGGAACTCAGTTTGCCGTAAAGCAAACACATCGTCAAAATCACATTTCCTCATTTACAAGAGGCGGCTGGGAAAAGTACTACAAACCTCTGAAAGTAGAGGCAAGtggcagtcagcagccagACGGAAAGACAGCAGCCACTCACTCAAAACGACGCCCAGGGCAACCGCAACTCTGGCAAAGGCAACTCCACATAATAAGCCTCATCATCATGCTGGGTGCTACATAATAGCAGCCATAATcacatttcatatttatcaCATTTCTACGCCCACCGaatggagcaggagcaggagcagcagccgcagcagccggagcagtgCTCCCATCGAGCAGCGACCTGCGCcgctttgtttgcctttcctcCTTTTGCCTAACCTCGCAATTTGACCGTAAATAAATTGCCTGCTCATTTGGTAAGCggtgggcctgggcctggtcCTGGGCCTCCCCACTCAAACCTCATCAGCATCcaatgcaaagagagagaaagcgagcGTATTACCGGATGGGGTAACCAGCTCGACATCGTGTTCAAATACGTTTAAAACACAATGCAAATACCGTTATAATAGCACAGGCAACAACCAGACGGGCAGTAAACGAAAGCTGTGCAAGTCGAAGCATTAAATACACTTAAGAATGGATCATTTCTGGGGCAGAATAAATGAGATACCTGAAGTAAAGTTATCTTAAAATTTTCATAGAAAAAGAAAGACTGTTGATGAGCAACAAGACTATGTATCCAAAGACTCTTCTTCTACAGATCTGTAGATCTACTTCCAAAGTGCGCAGCTTCTATACAAAATTAAGGCACCCTTTAACAAGAGTATAGTAAAAAGCAGACAGCTGGAGCAGACCCGGGCCCAGGGCCTTGGCTCCGCCTCCCATCTCCACCCTTCGATGCTCAGCCCCGTAATGGAGCCCCGTGCGTATGAGTGATTCCTGCTCATCTGCGCTTAAAAGTATGCAAATACTTGAGTGGGGAGCAGCCCATGGGGGGCGTGTCAGGAGCTGACTTTTAtgacattgttgttgttcgttgttggctgctgttggttggGTGCTTGTGGCGGGGTGCCCGGCCAAAGTGTTTTTTAACTGCaggcaatttaatttccactGGCTCCCAGGCGTTTTTAATTtcaactgccactgcaatcGACGCGTCGTTGGGTTGTACGATTAGCTTTGGTGGGGCAGGAGGCCGTAAGTCCCTCGGCAGAGACTCCAGAGAGAGTGCGAGTCACTATAAGAGCCCCAGAAAAACTGACAGCCAAGCCGCTTAAACTTTGAACTTTGTCATTTCAATTTTCGCCAAACGGATGCGCTTTGTTTCAGGCCACACAATCACAGTGGAAGGAGGAGACACCAGCTGAGCATGAGGATGAGCAGAATGTGGCCGAAACAGAGACTGAAGCTGGAGAACTGGATCCGAGGACATCCATGAGCCGACCGGAAACATTGAGCCTGACAATGCGACTTTCGTTTGCCGAAAACTGCGGAGGAGCCTCACTCATGGCACGGCCTGCCATTGTTTTGCGGTTGCGTTTGCCGTTGGCTCTCTGTCAGGTCCAAGTCcaggatgaggacgaggacgagagTCTGGGAGGCCCGGCCACCAGTCCAGGAAGTTTTTCATGCGCCATGACACTTTTTGTGCGATGCGGTAGCCATTTTGTACCGTGCCAGGATACCTTTGTGCCAGAGTTGGAGGAGtagaagcaggagaagcaggtCGGCTCCATTGAATTTTTCCGAATATTTTTGGATGCATGGAAGCTGTTTGCCATGCCCAAAAGACAGGCGGCGGCTtaccaaagccaaacacacagagagacagacagacagacacttcTACAGGGACCAGGAGCATAACCagaagcagcaccagaagcagAGGCAACATCCTTGCACATCCATGGCCCCGTCCTGGCCGTAATTTATGATGTGCGCTTCCCTTTTCCAGCAgtcgttcgctcgctcgctcgctggcagttggcagttttTAGTTTCGCAGTTCTCGGGCCCAAAAACTCTGCGGCTGTTTTCTGCTGTCATAACTTTGGGTCGCATAATTAATATCGTAGTTGTAAGCCAGCGACGGGACTGACTTTTTAGTTGGACCGATGCACAACTTTTATGGCAGCTCCTCGTgcctgtcctgctgctgctggtgctgctgccgcgttGTTTGCTCAATTAACTTAGCAGGTAGTTAATTTTCCAAAAGCCgcaaggcaacaacagcagatcCCGTGCCCAGAAGTGGCGTGTTTTGCGTGGGTGCtaattgatttatgtgcaAATGTTGCTGCGGTCTCCCGTTTAAGCTGACTTTAAGTGTTGTTCCAATCTCGTCGTTTATTCGTTTCTCCATTTCTTTATGTTTCTGGGGGTTTATTGAAGCATGAAGTACATTTGAAACGCCGCCAGGATAAAGTGAGTGGAAGGGAAGTAAGCAATAAGTTTGAAATGCACTTGTCTGTTTCAATAAAGAATTGTATATGTTGGCTGTCAGGGATTGAAGGGTGGATAAGCCACCACCCTTGGGCAAGTGCTATGGAATGATCTCTCGGGGTTTAGGAAGAGCTTTTCCTTTATACAACAATTCTTCACCATTTCTATCACTATTTACACCCTAGAAGAAGACCTGATCGGATCCCGCTCTATTCTCTGTTCAACTTTCCTTTATTCAATAGATTTTTTCCATTGGAAAACCCTAGCGCCATAAATATTCAgcgaaagccaaaaaccatttaattaagttatCTTTTATGGCTCGTAAATCAGACCCAAAACAACGTGGAACGTGGAAAACAATACAGGAATCGCGAATATTCCATATTCATGTGTGGATGTGCGGTGGAGCAGCTTCCCATTCATATGCCGTGAAAGGTGCCGCTGGACtggcgaaaaaaaacaaaaattctcgccaaataaaataaatggcacAAGCAAACGCACGACGCTGACCATGTTGTTCGCTCCTTCCCATCCCTGGAGCCCCCCAATGGCTGTTTTCTCCTAATGTATGATTTTAATTTGGAATATTCCATTCCATGGGGCagtcggaggaggaggggggCCTGCATATGGGTGTACACATTATGAAATTATGAGCATTAAAATGAAGAATGGCCACTTATCTAAATTACACCATGTGTGAGGAGAGCAGGGGACAGTGACAGCGGACAGGGAACTAGAACTGAAGCTGGAgatggcactggcactggagcCTGGGTGGTGGCTTGTCATCGAACAAGTGACACACTACCCCGGGGATAAACGTTCAGGTCTGAACTCTGGCCGGGTTAAGCACTCCACCAGGCCATATATCATGGCGAATATGCTGAGTATATGGAAATCCCTGCCGCCAAGTGATAAATGAAGCACAAAACGgcaaaaatggcagcaataCAGCGACGTTCACACATATGCCAGGTGGTAGAGCGACATGGAGTAAGGAGCAGGGGGAAACCTCATAAGACAGTTACATCCTTGGCACAGTCTGTGcgcagaaaaaataaaaagaaaccccaCAAATATGTCATTTGACATGCTAAATATTTTGCCAGCGACTTTGCTACGAAAAAAAGGTGTGCGGTAAAAAAACTGTTGActggcacaaaaaaacaacaccataaaccataaatgttgggatatgtgtacatatgatATTTGGTTTTGGGATTTTGAGTTGTGGTTTAGTGAGCAGAGGGTGTAAGCTGTGGAATCTTTGCATggaaaaattcataaataaataaatgcagaaGTCGATGGAATAATAAGAGCAAAACTCTGTGTTAAGTATCACAACTTGAGGAACTTCGGGCACTATGAAATGTACCACTTTAAAGATTAAAAACAGTGCAGAAATAAGGCAAAGAATTAGAGagttttacttattttttcAGTAATCAATCAAACAACATTCTTTTTTTAAAACTTTCTTTTCAAACAGCCGCATTATTTTAAACGATTTCAGCGATTCTCAAAACTTTTCAATACTAATCAAATCGATTCATTCATCAGCTACACTCACTCCCCCACTCTGAGGGTCTCCCCACACAATTGGCCAACTATTAATGTGCTGCCAACGAAAATGTACGATGAAAACATTTGCAGATACAGCCAAAGGAGAtgcgaaagagaaaaagtttgttttttaataGTTAAAAGTTGCAAATTTGAATGGCTTGACGCGGGCAGAGATAAGAAACAGGTTCGCCAATAAATATTGACACCATTTTGTGTTTATGGAACTGGAATTTCGCGCAGATAAAGAAAGAGTGGGTAAGGGAGAGAAGGTTGGCCGATAACGTTGGCTATAATGTATAATGTCGCGGCCcagacaaaacacaaattgaaactgaaaagttttctgtttccTTCAGTTCCacagagtgagggagagggaaagagtGTGGAATGCGTAtcgtaaaaaataaaattatgcaaatttttattatttgattatgcaaatgttcGCGCTTGACGACCCTTGGCATAAGGACGACAATATCCCCCCCCTTGCTCTCTAACTCTCCTCTCCCTATGGCTATGTTCGCGGGTAGCGGGACATCCTTCCGCTAGGAGCGGAAAAAATCCCGACTGTTAGTTGGGTTCCCTCTTTTCAagtaaatttgaattttttgctGGCCATTTCCCTCCACGCGAGGAGCAACTCCATGCACGGAGCAGGGAGGGGGGAACAGCGTTGTTGGGGCGCCTCTGTGGAGCATTGTCATATGTGGTTGGAAATTTTGAATCTGTTTGCAACCCCTTCGAGCGTATCCGTTTCCTTCTGTCGCGTGCgtgccccatccccatcccagTCTCCATCTCCCCTCCCTTGTCGTAtgcgtatttatattttctcttttactTGTTATGCCTTACACTCATTGTTGTCTCGCTCCCTCCTCGCTCCTCACTCTCTTTGCGCGCGATTTGAATCTTTTAAGTGAAATATTGTTGAAATCATTTATGCTCCAGTGGGCGAGGACTTTCTGGCTGCCATGGCAGTGTGGCCACACGTACACCTCGTATTCCCCTAATTGATAAACGCCACTAACTCCCCGAAGAAGTCacgcaaaatttgtttaaatctTGGCAGaaagaaaaccccaaaaaacaGATAAAACTTGAACATAAAGTTTTATGAGTCCTGGTCTGGTAATCAGGTTGAATAATTACCAAAACGTGCCAAAGAAAGAGTTCAACAAGAAGTCGAAAGAGAAACGTTGCTGGCTAAAGGAAACTCTTGAAAGTTGGAAgtaaaaaaaagttgtttgttaaataaatattgagaaaaataaaatatttactcggCTGCTTAAATATGTTAAAGTTAAACCATATTTTTTAGGTATTGCATGGAAAGTTACGAATTAGTTCACAAGTTTTTTAGGAGTTaaaccaaattaattaaagagcGAAAGGAATTTACTCTGAAAATgttacaacaaatttaaaatatcCCCGCATTTATTAAGTAAACTTTCAAACAGATTATTTTTTGTAACAACCAACCacaaaaagtgtacaaaaattTGTAATCTGACTGGCAAACAAGTGGCAGGGCGGGGAGTGAACCTCACTTATGGCCAAACAAATGAGTGTCAACTTGAGAAGGAAATCCATCAATCATCTGGacaacaaaacataaatcaagCTAAGAGtcaaaatcaaagtcaaagtctGACTAAAAGGCGGAGGGGGAAGCGGTTCAGTCTCGCCCGCAGGCAACTATTGATGGGCAGTCGAAGACCCATCAGGATGATGAGCCATTGCCGGGATTGAGCAACAATCGTTCAGCTTAAGCGTCACTTCCGGCATGtgccaaacccaaaacccaaaacccaagcACCCGATCCCACCCAGATCTATTataataaaacagaaaatactTAGACAGGAGACGGGGAGACCAAGGAGGAGCACACTCTTTGTGCGCGGCAGTCTGCTTATTTACGCCGCATTGTATGTAGAAACTTACATATGGGTGAGCCTCCAGGCCAGCTCCAAGTCCCAGCTCCCAGATCCACcagtgagagaggagagtagGGGAAAGGGGCGTCCATACGGCGGGGCACACATCACACATGTTGTTGCGAGTACACACGTATGTTGCCTGCAAGCGATAGCGTCGGGACGTCGCCATTTTTTTGGCAGccgtctctccctctctgcatccgttctcgttctctttccTACTCTTTGGtgtcctctctctcgctctgtctcttttggGGCACACAATCTTGGGCAGCAATCGCAGGCGGCACATATGTGCAATCATGTGCAGGCCACCCATGCTCCACGCTgtccatgctgctgcccccctTCGAATCAATTTCCTGTCTCGCTTCAACTACATTGTGGCGACtccattttggcatttgccattgGCGCTCAACGTGGATACGCCTCCCAGGCCGCACGGCGCATGCTCAGCTCAGAGAGTGCCGCGCTCGAAGTCGAATTTCGAaagagcagacacacacacacacacatcctggCAGATTCCCAGCCGCACATGCCACAATGCCGCATCTGCTTAGTGTCAAATGGGAGCGGTGCGAGCGGATGGCGGATGGCCGTTCCAATCAAAAGTCTAGATAAGATGGCACTGCAGCCAGTACGGCTACGGGGTTCAAGCTGCACTTGTCCAGGAAGCTGTCCTTGTCCATAAATCCCAACAAGAACTCATGAGAGCGTTAAATTGAAACTTTGGATTTTACGCAGCTTAAGTTTTTTAGCAATTATAATAGACGGGGCAACGGGCGGCAGagtgcaaaataatatttgtagcaacaaacaaaaaaaaacaggcgTTAACACTTGTCATTCGGTCGACAGGAATATGTCacctgtgcccgtgccccgGCACCCGGCGCATCCAACCCCCTGATTCCCATAGTCAAATTCAATCAACACTCTGGTTTCACCCTCATCTATAAATCTCAGttcaacacaacaaaaacaatctcACATAAATTCCTATTTATGGCCCGACCATTTGAACCTTTTtgtgtgcccctgcccctgccccatggcCCGTGCTCCCTGCTCCGACTGAACGCACACACAATCAAAAGTCGATTAGCATTCAGAGCAGACCAGAGATCCGCACAGGACCGGACCCCGTTTTGCAGGACAAGCTACAAATAGGCAAACGCAGGTAATCGCATTTCATATTGCAGCTTCTGCCGCCGAAACGAAACCAATTTCCCAAACCCAACCCCTCACCCCACACCCCGAACTCGTTCTGGAAAATCTGCTGAAAacacaatgaaaatatttctgcCATGTCCAGAGGCGGCGCAGGGATGGGTTGTAGGATGTGGCAAGCGACTCTATCTCTTTCCCTGTGACAAGTACAAGCCACTTGTGCGTTGATGATAATTTTCGAACCATTTTTTgggtgggaatgggaattgggGGAGACTGGAGTCTGTAGTCTGTAGTCTGAGGCCTGGTAGAGAGATATCCCTGAAATCGGCTTATGTCGCCTGTGGTGCGCCATTGTGCTGACAAGGCTGGAGGAGCTTTTGTCTTTCGGCCCAATGGACAGCCCAGGAGCAGAGTTCTGCCGGTTGGCTGGCGTGTGCTGTGGGTAGTGTCATGCCCATTCAGGTGATTTATGCAGAGTTTTAATATTCAAAAGCAATCAACTTGCAAAGATGTAACCAAAAATAGTTATTAGATTATTTTCTTGGTATTTAAGATGgggaaaatgtgccaaaatgTTACTAATAAATGTGAAATCTATTACAATGAGGAACAACAGTGTCTAGAGCGCATTCCTCCCCagcaataattaaatatttagtaaTAGTCCAAATCTCATTAGGATCATTAGAAGAACCAGcttaaaaaacacaaaattcaattatgtcAAACATTTCAGGACTTATCTGGATGCATTATCCTGGGCTAATGAGCGGCTCTTAGTCGGGCGCGGCGCTCTTCTTATCTGCAGAGCCACGGACAAAGGAAGCCGCAGAcgtaaatgaaatcaattaaaatttatcaCATGCCAGTTGCTTCCATTAAGACGACACACAAAAGACGCACCGTTGCCGCGTGATGGTCCCCAAGGTGCAATTCGTTAGCCATTTCGAGGACAATGGCGGTCAGgatgtggctgaggctgaggctgtaaTTTGTCCTGGCGTGTTGTCGCGCAGTGTCGCGGCTCAGTTGTTATCGGCTCAAGGAAGACAATAAAACGGCGTCGCGTTTGTCgctttaaataataaaaacatttgattTGCCAACTTTGGCACGTGGCAGGACCTTAGCAGGAGTCACAGGACTCAGACTGGGACTGGCTGAGAATGCGCAAGCAAATCGCAGATAAAGCCAACGCGTAAATTAATGGGCGGCACGTGTCGGGGCGGCTCGTGTGGAGAGGATTGGATTGGTTTGGCTTGACTTGTGATTCAATCGGGATGACTCTGCCCTGgccactggctggctgactggctggctgggtggtCGAACGACCGACATGTGTGGGAGCAGCTTATGGCCAGCAAATTATCGACTCTACTTATACTGGTGTGATGATGGCAAGTGATGAGCTGACCCCCAGAGTGTTTGCTCTGCGGCTGATAATTGAGGCGTAAATGTTGGCACACGTCCGACGGCACGTACGGGGCTTAAGTTGATACATTgttgccacactgccactgccactgccaagtGGAGTTTATGAAGCGATTTTACAGTGTCCCAACTCGCTCTCACATTCACTGTTTTAGTATGTCAACAATGTGGGATGATAACCCCATCAAATTTTGATAGGGAAATACGACCATCAGCTTGCTGTGCGGGTTGCAGCTCATTGTGCAGTTCATAAAAAGTTAATAAACCCTTTGGAAGAAGTATCAATGGCTGCACAACAAAAGACTTCGCATCGCCCCTCAAACAAAGGCGAGCTTTTGATTTTCCAGTTGATGTTGTGGTTTCAAAGTGCCCGACCAAACCTTTGACCATATGCGCTGAAAATGATCCAGGGGAGAGCAGATACCTACTATGATATAGAAAGAATACCCTTAAAATGGGATTTTATTCTTATTTCtctgcataaataaatctgAACTCGGTCTTGGTTTAGTATTTTCCTATTGTTCTATCGCATAAATCTTAGcaaaaattcccataaattCATATTCTTCCAACAAAAACCTCAAGCTAAAGCATA
Encoded here:
- the LOC117895499 gene encoding LOW QUALITY PROTEIN: hormone receptor 4 (The sequence of the model RefSeq protein was modified relative to this genomic sequence to represent the inferred CDS: inserted 1 base in 1 codon) produces the protein MNLLMDSLPSHANPGSRRSTPPQHTELRISTSSPHHNQQQNQQQHLQQNHTQQQQQQHHQHQLQQTSNLNNNNNETPTSPPGGKTTLKRAFDVAFLMMPDERIKQKQAEKQARLQEALQQHHQHHQQLQLQQQQQQQMNHYPTDLSPRGASSQPPSPAAMEYISLLEARQRYPQLSIRSPRVYDDPTLVIPLVDSPEATATASPPPPMRSAFTKVASSSLSTSSSPSTTSRLESPVDVGAPPLSPDQLSCHSMSPPLVTPPPRTNSGGSVGSVGPPHVANAMPPNPIVYHNFRPEYQFNGXFQAVNPMQALQAQHRLKQHLLYTRPPGPGCHPNGGGGGPGTPSSPPSGPPAEFLHAAYPGFGPPPHPFAVSQPLQNPAAAAILSTLIPPTLASTFTLTAQNVCAKCNISFRMTSDLVYHMRSHHKSEVACDPNRRKREEKLRCPVCQETFRERHHLTRHMTAHQDKASDHQPQLEESSDNEIINVVGGTPPGRRMGGVPK